AATGTGGGCCACTACGCTACGGCCCAATGCCGAGAGGTTGTAACCACCCTCTAAGCAACTCACAATACGTCCTTGCGCATAGTCGTTAGCAATCTCTTTTAAACGCTTGGTAATCCAGACATAGTCATCCTCTACCAAGCCCATCTGCCCTAAATCATCTTCGCGATGAGCATCAAAGCCCGCTGAAATCATGATGAGCTCAGGCTCAAAGTTACGCAAAGCAGGTAACCATTGCTCTTCAACAATGGAGCGGACTACATCGCCCCGAGTCGCAGCGGGTAAGGGTACATTGACCATATTGTTCGCATGATCAAGACCGCTGTAGGGATAAAAAGGGTGTTGAAAAAAGCTACACATCAAAACATTAGGGTCATTGAAGAAAGCGGCTTCAGTACCGTTGCCATGATGGACATCAAAATCAATGATGGCAACACGCTCAATGCCGTATGCTTCCATTGCATATCGTGCAGCAATCGCCACGTTATCAAATAAACAAAACCCCATAGAACGTGTTGGTTCGGCATGATGGCCTGGGGGCCTTACAGCACAAAAGACATTCTCAACTTCACCCTTCATCACCGCATCCACGCCTGCAATAGCAGCGCCTGCAGCTCTAAGCGCCACCCTATAGGTATGGGGATTCATAATGGTGTCACCATCGAGCATGAAATATCCACTCTCTGGGGCGCGATCTCGAACAAAAGAAACATGGTCAGGACTGTGCACTAATTCAAGTTGGTCTTCAGTTGCCAATGGCGCATCTAAATGATGTAAAAATTGATCAACACCGCTGCGAATCAATTGATCATTGATCGCCTGAATTCTCTCCGGACACTCTGGATGATGGCTTCCCATCTCATGTTTCAGAAAGTCTGGATGAGTTATGTATCCTGTTGTCATTACTCGAAATCCTTAATAGCAAATTTGTAATTTTTATAATCTAATTAAACGTGCTCAACATTCGAAAATCCAATACCTTAGGCATGAACTTTCGTGTCTCCTGCTTACTACTTACTCTTGCGCTGGCGGGATGCTCTAGCACCCCCACGCAGCCAATCCAATCGCAACAGCTCATCGTAAACCAGACTGACGATGCCGCTACCGAGGCGCGTTTTAGCCAGAACCTTAACGAACTCCTTACCCAGGTCTCCCAAAACCAAGAAATCCCACTCCCAGCCCTAGAAATGGGCTTTCTAGATGCTAAAACGGTTCCCTCAATTCGGAAATTGGTATTACCCCCATCGGGCACCTTTAAAAAGAACTGGCTGGCTTATCGCAAACGCTTTATTGAGCCCGTGCGCCTTAAGGCTGGCAGGGCCTTTTGGGACCAAAATCAGGCCTTTTTGAGCCAAGTTGAGCAAGAGTCAGGGGTGCCAGCTGAGATTATTGTGGCCATTATTGGCATCGAAACCATCTATGGACGCCAAACTGGCAATTTCAGGGTGAAAGATGTTCTATCCACCCTCGCCTTTAGTTACCCAGATACTCCCAATAAGCCAGCACGTGAACAACTCTTCAAGGATCAACTCAAAGAGCTCATTCTGATGTGCTGGACTGGGGCGGGTGGCAAGTTGTCCTCCAAAAATAGTAGTCAAGGCATTAATAGCGTACGCTTTAATGCCTGCCTAAATCAGAATAGTTCTTATGCTGGTGCCATCGGTCTGCCACAGTTCATGCCTAGCAGTATTCGTAGCTTTGCAGTTGATGGAGATGGCGATGGTCAAATTGATCTAAAGCAAAGCCCTAAGGACGCTATTGCGAGTGTTGCCAACTTCATGAAACAACATGGCTGGCAACCAGGTATGCCGATTTCGTTTCCAGTGCAAGAAAATGGTATCGGTGCCGCAAAAGCACTGGCTGATGGTGAACCGCAATTGAAATTCACCGTACAAGAGCTGATTGAAAAAGGAATCTTGACTCAGTCACAAGGTGACCTACAAAGTGGTGGCGTAGAACCTCAAAGCAAAGCCTTCATTGTTGACCTCCCCTATCCCGATAAGGATGGTGTAGATCAGGTGCAATATTTTGTTGGCTTAAATAATTTTCTGACAATTGTGCAATATAACCGTAGCTATTTTTATGCGCAAAGTGTTGCTGAGTTTGCAGAAGCCTTAGGATATAAAAACCAAAGTGTTGTACCAGTAGAAAACTCAGCCAAAGCTAGCGGATCTAAGGCAAGCACTGAAAAGTCTAAAACTAAGAAATCCAGCGCTAAGAAAAAAGTAAAGTCTTAGGCTGGAAAAACACCAGTTGATAGGTAGCGGTCACCACGGTCGCAGACAATAAAGACGATCGTAGCATTTTCAACTTGGCGTGCAATACGCAAAGCCACTACCAAAGCACCTCCAGCAGAGATGCCGCAGAAGATACCTTCTTCCGCCGCCAAGCGACGCGCCATCTCCTCTGCATCTGCTTGCGAAACATACTCAATCAAATCCACCTTATCGCCTTGATAAATCTTGGGCAGGTACTCGGGTGCCCACTTCCGAATACCCGGGATCTGAGAGCCCTCTTCTGGTTGTGCGCCAATAATCTGAATCGCAGGGTTCATGGACTTCAGGTAAGTGGAGACTCCCGTAATGGTTCCAGTTGTACCCATAGCGGATATGAAATGGGTAATCTGTCCATCCGTGTCTCGCCAAATTTCTGGTCCAGTAGTTTCGATATGTGCTCTAGGATTGTCAGGGTTAGCAAACTGATCAAGCAATCTGCCGCGACCTTCTCTTTGCAGCTGCAAGGCGTAATCTCTGGCAAATTCCATGCCACCAGAAGCTGCGGTCAATATTAATTCAGCTCCGTAAGCCGCCATACTTTGACGACGTTCAATACTTTGATTTTCTGGCATGACTAAAATCATTTTGTAACCGAGCATCGCTGCAGTCATTGCTAAAGCAATACCCGTATTACCACTAGTTGCTTCAATTAAAGTATCGCCAGGTTTAATTTCACCGCGTTCTTGTGCACGTGAGATCATCGACAGCGCAGGTCGGTCCTTCACCGACCCGGCTGGATTGTTTCCCTCCAGCTTACCTAAGATCACATTATTGCGATTCTCGTTTTCTAAACCAGGAATACGCTGCAAACGAACTAAAGGCGTATTGCCCACAGTCTGCGAAATAGTCAGGTAGGAAGGTTTGCTCATGAAGCCATTTTAGCCATAAGCCGCCTTACACACGGAAGGGTTTAATTTCTGCGGCCTGATCCCGAACGCTCCTGCTGATTGCGAGGACTAGCTTGATTACGCGAATTGCGTCGGCTAGAGGCCCCGCCCTCTTTCTTGGTTCGACCATTCGGCTCCCGAAAAGAACTAGGAGCTTCAATCGTTAAGCCGTTATCGACCATTTTTTCGACTGATTTCATGCCAATGCCAC
This region of Polynucleobacter sp. JS-JIR-II-50 genomic DNA includes:
- a CDS encoding histone deacetylase family protein, yielding MTTGYITHPDFLKHEMGSHHPECPERIQAINDQLIRSGVDQFLHHLDAPLATEDQLELVHSPDHVSFVRDRAPESGYFMLDGDTIMNPHTYRVALRAAGAAIAGVDAVMKGEVENVFCAVRPPGHHAEPTRSMGFCLFDNVAIAARYAMEAYGIERVAIIDFDVHHGNGTEAAFFNDPNVLMCSFFQHPFYPYSGLDHANNMVNVPLPAATRGDVVRSIVEEQWLPALRNFEPELIMISAGFDAHREDDLGQMGLVEDDYVWITKRLKEIANDYAQGRIVSCLEGGYNLSALGRSVVAHIKALADI
- a CDS encoding lytic transglycosylase domain-containing protein: MLNIRKSNTLGMNFRVSCLLLTLALAGCSSTPTQPIQSQQLIVNQTDDAATEARFSQNLNELLTQVSQNQEIPLPALEMGFLDAKTVPSIRKLVLPPSGTFKKNWLAYRKRFIEPVRLKAGRAFWDQNQAFLSQVEQESGVPAEIIVAIIGIETIYGRQTGNFRVKDVLSTLAFSYPDTPNKPAREQLFKDQLKELILMCWTGAGGKLSSKNSSQGINSVRFNACLNQNSSYAGAIGLPQFMPSSIRSFAVDGDGDGQIDLKQSPKDAIASVANFMKQHGWQPGMPISFPVQENGIGAAKALADGEPQLKFTVQELIEKGILTQSQGDLQSGGVEPQSKAFIVDLPYPDKDGVDQVQYFVGLNNFLTIVQYNRSYFYAQSVAEFAEALGYKNQSVVPVENSAKASGSKASTEKSKTKKSSAKKKVKS
- the cysM gene encoding cysteine synthase CysM; the encoded protein is MSKPSYLTISQTVGNTPLVRLQRIPGLENENRNNVILGKLEGNNPAGSVKDRPALSMISRAQERGEIKPGDTLIEATSGNTGIALAMTAAMLGYKMILVMPENQSIERRQSMAAYGAELILTAASGGMEFARDYALQLQREGRGRLLDQFANPDNPRAHIETTGPEIWRDTDGQITHFISAMGTTGTITGVSTYLKSMNPAIQIIGAQPEEGSQIPGIRKWAPEYLPKIYQGDKVDLIEYVSQADAEEMARRLAAEEGIFCGISAGGALVVALRIARQVENATIVFIVCDRGDRYLSTGVFPA